A genomic region of Gemmata massiliana contains the following coding sequences:
- a CDS encoding ATP-grasp domain-containing protein, whose amino-acid sequence MRLRRVYIKRSGGEIASEACYAAWRGFSHLGYPLDFFEWDDLTQKCLPLDPRTLVVGGTVAVHIALRQIGATVPLPLNLPAPLLEFAGREISESTLGAVRERFRSPDAASLFIKPLVETKSFVGIVVTGATELARLQHLDDDTRIQMAEPVTFVSEWRYFIHRGVVVGLAHYRGEWSMTPNSNTVRRAVAGYSPGPVACALDFGVTTDGRTLLVEANDAFALGARGIDAVAYARTLEDRWLQIVGVET is encoded by the coding sequence ATGAGATTGCGGCGCGTCTACATCAAGAGGTCTGGCGGTGAAATCGCCAGCGAAGCGTGCTACGCCGCTTGGCGTGGGTTTTCGCACCTCGGGTACCCGCTCGATTTCTTTGAGTGGGACGATCTGACTCAAAAGTGCCTTCCGCTTGATCCGCGCACGCTCGTTGTTGGGGGAACGGTCGCTGTTCACATAGCACTGCGACAAATCGGCGCGACCGTACCGCTACCCCTCAATCTGCCCGCTCCCCTGTTGGAATTCGCCGGTCGAGAGATTTCCGAGTCGACGCTCGGGGCGGTGCGCGAGCGCTTCCGTTCTCCTGATGCGGCTTCGCTGTTCATTAAACCGCTTGTAGAGACCAAATCGTTCGTGGGCATCGTCGTTACCGGCGCGACCGAATTGGCCCGGTTGCAGCACCTCGACGACGACACCCGCATTCAGATGGCGGAGCCGGTGACGTTCGTGTCGGAGTGGCGGTACTTCATTCACCGCGGTGTGGTCGTGGGACTGGCTCATTACAGAGGCGAGTGGTCCATGACGCCGAATAGCAACACCGTGCGTCGGGCCGTCGCGGGGTACTCACCCGGTCCGGTCGCTTGCGCTCTAGATTTCGGAGTTACGACCGACGGGCGCACCTTGCTGGTCGAGGCGAACGATGCCTTTGCGCTCGGTGCTCGTGGAATAGACGCGGTGGCCTACGCCCGCACGTTGGAGGATCGCTGGTTGCAAATTGTCGGAGTCGAGACCTGA
- a CDS encoding inorganic phosphate transporter, protein MIVTLLLLAACFVAFTNGANANFKGVASLYGSNTTTLRTAALWGTATTFVGSIVALFLAEGMLSSFRGRGVVPDELVASRDFVCAVAIGGALTSFLATRLGFPVSTTHALVGALAGAGLAGSGEVRFEALGKQFFYPLFFSPIVAAVAGAVVYLLLRAVRLMPDRRTPLLDVLHFLSTGAASFARGLNDTPKMVALILAVPGLGVHWGFLIVAVTIALGGLLDIKRVAETLGKKVTGMSPGQGFAASLVTAGLVTTASLHSLPVSTTHVSVGSLFGMGVASRRVHWRKVGEILLAWISTVPCGALLAALAYTLITRF, encoded by the coding sequence TTGATTGTTACCCTCCTGCTCCTCGCGGCCTGCTTTGTCGCTTTCACGAACGGGGCCAACGCCAACTTCAAAGGCGTCGCCTCGCTATACGGCAGCAACACCACAACCCTTCGCACGGCAGCCCTCTGGGGAACAGCGACCACATTCGTGGGTTCAATTGTCGCGCTGTTCCTGGCAGAAGGAATGCTCTCCTCGTTTCGCGGGCGCGGAGTCGTCCCGGACGAGTTGGTCGCGTCGCGGGATTTCGTCTGCGCTGTGGCTATTGGTGGGGCGCTCACGAGTTTCCTGGCCACGCGGCTCGGGTTCCCCGTCTCCACTACGCACGCCTTGGTTGGCGCGCTGGCCGGGGCGGGGTTGGCCGGTAGCGGCGAGGTACGGTTCGAGGCACTCGGGAAGCAGTTCTTTTACCCACTGTTTTTCAGCCCCATCGTTGCGGCAGTTGCGGGCGCGGTGGTTTACTTGCTTCTGAGAGCCGTTCGTTTGATGCCGGACCGCCGCACGCCATTATTGGATGTGTTGCATTTCCTGAGTACCGGAGCAGCGAGTTTCGCACGCGGACTCAACGACACACCAAAGATGGTCGCCTTGATACTCGCGGTACCGGGGCTGGGAGTCCACTGGGGGTTCTTGATCGTCGCAGTGACCATTGCTCTGGGCGGGCTGCTCGACATCAAGCGCGTTGCAGAAACGCTCGGCAAAAAGGTCACGGGAATGAGCCCCGGTCAGGGGTTCGCGGCCAGCTTGGTTACCGCCGGGTTGGTGACCACGGCGAGCCTTCACAGCCTGCCTGTGAGCACGACCCACGTCAGCGTCGGTTCTCTGTTCGGAATGGGCGTGGCGTCGCGACGAGTTCACTGGCGCAAGGTGGGCGAAATCCTGCTCGCGTGGATCAGCACGGTGCCGTGTGGGGCGCTTCTCGCGGCACTCGCCTATACACTCATCACGCGATTCTAG
- a CDS encoding beta-N-acetylhexosaminidase family protein: MNVRWSLSMCFLFALAAHAPAAELDLSRAVVVTPPTISGPSAKAVQMLVEEVDTRAMVHWDRAAKWPAAGTPVVVVGPVDEVRALLEKQGVGVPKSAAQPKPEGYQIGTVTGGANPVVWVAGNDPRGVLFGTGRLLRELRLGRLKVTLADNFKAESAPTTALRGHQIGYRPKTNSYDGWTVAMWEQYIRDLAVFGCNAVELIPPRSDDTPDSPLFPLPQQRMMTEVSRIAGEYGLDVWIWYPAMDRDYADPKTVESALKEWAAVFQALPRVDVVFVPGGDPGHTPPKVLFNLLERQTANLKKSHPKATMWMSPQSFIGSWMDEFYELIRREPSWLTGVVHGPQTRVSLPKLRAAVPSKFPIRDYPDITHSRQCQYPVPDWDVAFALTQGREGCNPRPVQTARTFRYGRASTIGFITYSEGCHDDVNKMVWSALGWDDKADLTEVLRQYGRYFVSPILGDRFADGLLALEKNWDGPVLSNTGIDDTLKLFQELERDASPREKLSWRYQQALYRAYYDAFVRARLKHETAALDAAVAKLRGAKTSGAVKAIAEAEAILDRAAKEQAAPELRGRLNELAEALFQSIRAQLSILKHHGMPGRGNNLDTVDVPLTDAAWLRTEMTAAKELKDESARLDRLSAAVNRTDPGPGGFYDDFGDPKRQPHLVRGPGWEKDPGFDESPQCAFSMRIGVPRAWWHYAETHYETPLRAQYEGLDTFATYRVRIVYGGQEGRKVRLAAGDGHEVHAPLAKPFEPVEFDIPAAATAGGKLILTWTPERGAGGPGRGCQVCEVWIIKRPGVNPGAPRDHQR, from the coding sequence ATGAACGTCAGGTGGTCGCTCTCCATGTGCTTTCTGTTCGCACTGGCCGCCCACGCACCCGCGGCCGAACTCGATCTGTCACGAGCCGTCGTCGTTACCCCTCCGACCATCTCCGGACCTTCGGCGAAAGCGGTCCAGATGCTCGTCGAGGAAGTCGACACGCGGGCGATGGTTCACTGGGATCGGGCCGCGAAGTGGCCGGCCGCGGGCACGCCGGTGGTGGTGGTGGGACCGGTCGACGAGGTCCGCGCGCTGCTCGAAAAACAAGGTGTTGGCGTCCCGAAATCGGCTGCACAGCCTAAACCGGAAGGCTACCAGATCGGCACCGTGACTGGCGGAGCGAACCCGGTCGTATGGGTCGCGGGGAACGATCCGCGTGGGGTGTTGTTCGGTACCGGGCGCTTGCTCCGCGAACTGCGTCTCGGGCGCTTAAAAGTGACCCTCGCTGACAACTTTAAAGCGGAATCGGCCCCGACCACCGCGCTCCGCGGGCACCAGATCGGCTATCGCCCGAAGACCAATTCCTACGACGGCTGGACCGTCGCGATGTGGGAGCAGTACATTCGCGATCTTGCCGTCTTCGGGTGCAATGCCGTTGAACTGATCCCGCCTCGATCCGACGACACCCCCGACAGCCCGCTGTTCCCGCTCCCGCAACAGCGCATGATGACGGAAGTTTCGCGCATCGCCGGCGAATACGGGCTAGACGTATGGATCTGGTACCCGGCGATGGACCGGGACTATGCCGACCCGAAAACGGTCGAATCGGCGCTCAAAGAGTGGGCCGCGGTGTTTCAGGCGCTCCCCCGAGTGGACGTCGTATTCGTTCCCGGAGGTGACCCCGGCCACACCCCGCCGAAGGTGCTGTTCAATCTGTTAGAACGGCAAACCGCGAACCTGAAGAAGTCCCACCCGAAAGCGACGATGTGGATGTCGCCGCAGAGCTTCATCGGTTCGTGGATGGACGAGTTCTACGAACTCATTCGCCGCGAGCCGTCTTGGTTAACGGGCGTGGTACACGGTCCGCAAACTCGGGTTTCGCTGCCGAAGCTCCGGGCCGCGGTGCCGTCGAAATTCCCCATCCGCGACTACCCGGACATCACCCACAGTCGCCAGTGCCAGTACCCGGTTCCGGACTGGGACGTCGCGTTCGCACTTACTCAGGGGCGCGAGGGGTGCAACCCGCGTCCCGTTCAGACGGCCCGCACGTTCCGGTACGGGCGCGCGAGCACGATCGGGTTCATCACCTATTCCGAGGGGTGCCACGACGACGTGAACAAGATGGTCTGGAGCGCGTTGGGGTGGGACGATAAGGCAGATTTGACAGAAGTGTTGCGCCAGTACGGGAGGTACTTCGTCAGCCCGATACTCGGGGACCGCTTCGCTGACGGGCTTCTGGCTCTGGAGAAGAACTGGGACGGACCGGTTCTCTCGAACACCGGGATCGATGACACGCTGAAACTGTTCCAGGAACTGGAACGAGACGCCAGCCCGCGGGAGAAGCTGAGTTGGCGCTACCAGCAGGCGCTTTACCGAGCCTACTACGACGCCTTCGTTCGTGCCCGGCTCAAGCACGAGACGGCCGCACTGGACGCAGCCGTCGCCAAACTTCGTGGCGCTAAAACCTCTGGCGCTGTGAAAGCCATTGCCGAAGCCGAAGCCATTCTCGATCGGGCGGCGAAAGAACAGGCCGCGCCCGAACTGCGCGGGCGCCTCAACGAACTGGCCGAAGCACTTTTCCAGAGCATCCGGGCACAGCTCAGCATTCTGAAACACCACGGAATGCCCGGTCGAGGGAACAACCTCGACACGGTCGACGTTCCGCTCACCGATGCCGCGTGGCTGCGTACCGAAATGACGGCCGCGAAAGAACTCAAGGACGAGTCCGCACGGCTAGATCGGCTGAGCGCCGCGGTGAACCGGACCGACCCCGGTCCCGGTGGGTTCTACGACGATTTCGGCGACCCGAAGCGCCAACCGCACCTCGTCCGCGGACCGGGGTGGGAGAAAGACCCCGGGTTCGACGAATCGCCACAATGTGCTTTCAGTATGCGGATCGGAGTTCCGCGAGCGTGGTGGCACTACGCCGAAACGCACTACGAAACGCCTCTGCGTGCGCAGTACGAAGGGCTCGATACGTTCGCTACGTACCGGGTGCGGATCGTGTACGGCGGACAGGAGGGGCGAAAGGTGCGCCTGGCCGCGGGCGACGGCCACGAGGTTCACGCGCCGCTGGCGAAGCCGTTCGAGCCGGTCGAGTTCGACATCCCCGCGGCGGCCACCGCCGGCGGCAAGTTAATTCTGACCTGGACGCCCGAACGAGGCGCCGGCGGACCGGGGCGCGGGTGCCAGGTGTGCGAGGTGTGGATCATTAAGCGCCCAGGAGTCAATCCGGGCGCTCCCCGAGACCACCAGCGGTAA
- a CDS encoding AsmA-like C-terminal region-containing protein, protein MIRARSAIRWTLYGVGACLAFVILVRVGIGAYLGTAAGKELVSRKITAQIGMPVEVTSVRLGLVTSTIGMRVFDPAAPDPSKAEVFAVENASADISLFGLATSRIAPKTVTLRGVNLTLHVGADGKVTTTLPKFPEGGGEGGGELPTITLADGRLTIRQDGRPEFALQNLNASVTPAGDHVKLSGTIDDSAWSKWTISGDVARNGSTGEVRLATDDGPLTMDRLGSIPFVPASVWQRVKPDGRGAVALRLWLDSASEVHYAVDLKPAALALTLPDANVTLANVTGQIGIVGAKVTLGGAKAELAGGSITVDGDADFGPEPTVITLKASAANLDLKKLPPEWKLPKDIEGKLKGGADLVLRVYSDGRIEPSGGGDGVITDVKVVGFPGDDIPIHLRKAGSQYEFQHQKDNASNTRPSKAPVRNSARQEKKPADPPKKDDKKEPTKGGEPTLDATIRFRDINIAELLEKLKVKINYKISGKVSAEATIAVPVSQAVSQAAYKFTGKISSPSLTLEGLTLRDISANMIYQDRKFTLTDLSGKIDQSTQSGPQSGTFRGTLTAMTSPPGDVSAALTIDQIPLGEVLKALPDFKLALKGTVSGKVAMKAPYEKLSDPNEWNGSAELTSSELVVESRIAKDIRLSATVAKGVATLKEANVTLEGIPVSAEATLGLTGKYPFSATVKTTGTSITDLRKLVPEAQLPAPVEGVLETESRVTGTISPLAYTATGSIKATKLTLAKSTANHVELKWELTSEKLVVSDLKANAFGGTLNGSANVPFAADKAGAFGVEFKDLDAGGTAELVPDFPVKIAGKVSGKIGGEIPPAKEGQGRVGNLDVDITAPKLTVQGIPAERLTGKATLKGGAVEYELEGKTLGGSFDIRGRYPGQKKDKEPGGQGKRDRGSFKLTGVNLARLASGIGFSALEPLRGRLDANFDFENDLSTGSGRITLTRLEWGGTLVSQELVGLLVMRDGVLQLSDVTGRVAGGELRARGQVRLEQTQRNFFTLALSGADAKKLLAPFSGSNDLLDGPVSLVVHARLGGEMRGSGTVTLPRGSVSGVQVTDLRVPFTFSSAAGGYGRFTVREASVQAGSGRARADLSLDWGTETRLDGEVKFADVPLRAIAPELGENALLGSGRLTGRFDLKGTRVRSFDDVSGTLIASLNNTSVKEIPILRQVTPFLNTTGLVKPFQSGDVRANLSKGVFRVERLALANPAAQLFAEGTIATSGRVDLNVVAHTGTIGPDVRALRVFGLRVPAIGPVPIGLIRDVSDFLSNRTIRLTITGSTSNPIVRVNVGALLTDQAVRFFLSRYVLPAEAAGILGLGSSSSMSNK, encoded by the coding sequence ATGATTCGAGCACGTTCGGCAATCCGGTGGACACTTTACGGTGTCGGCGCGTGTCTCGCGTTCGTGATCCTCGTCCGCGTCGGCATCGGAGCGTATTTGGGCACCGCCGCGGGCAAGGAGCTTGTGAGTCGGAAGATCACCGCGCAAATCGGGATGCCGGTTGAGGTGACAAGCGTTCGCCTCGGACTGGTCACGTCAACGATCGGGATGCGGGTCTTCGACCCGGCCGCGCCGGACCCGAGCAAGGCGGAAGTGTTCGCGGTCGAGAACGCCTCGGCCGATATCTCGCTGTTTGGGCTGGCAACGAGTCGCATCGCGCCGAAAACGGTGACCTTACGGGGCGTGAATTTGACGCTCCACGTTGGTGCGGATGGTAAGGTCACCACCACGCTGCCCAAGTTTCCGGAGGGTGGAGGAGAGGGAGGCGGCGAGCTACCCACGATCACTCTCGCCGATGGCCGGCTCACGATTCGACAGGACGGGCGTCCGGAGTTTGCCCTTCAGAACCTCAATGCCTCCGTCACGCCGGCCGGCGATCACGTGAAGTTGTCCGGCACGATCGACGACTCCGCGTGGTCGAAGTGGACGATTTCTGGCGATGTGGCCCGAAACGGTTCGACGGGCGAAGTTCGGCTCGCGACCGACGACGGCCCACTCACGATGGACCGACTCGGGTCGATCCCATTCGTACCCGCGTCGGTGTGGCAGCGGGTGAAGCCCGACGGACGCGGGGCCGTTGCGCTGCGTCTGTGGCTCGATTCAGCGAGCGAAGTTCACTACGCGGTGGACCTCAAACCTGCGGCACTCGCGCTTACCCTACCCGATGCCAACGTGACGCTCGCGAATGTGACCGGCCAAATCGGTATCGTCGGCGCGAAGGTAACACTCGGCGGTGCGAAGGCCGAACTCGCGGGCGGGTCGATCACGGTCGATGGCGACGCGGACTTCGGTCCGGAACCGACCGTTATCACCCTGAAAGCTTCGGCCGCGAACCTCGATCTCAAGAAGCTACCGCCCGAATGGAAGTTGCCAAAGGACATCGAAGGCAAGCTGAAGGGCGGCGCGGATCTCGTGTTACGGGTCTACTCCGACGGGCGGATCGAACCGAGTGGCGGTGGCGACGGCGTGATTACGGATGTGAAGGTCGTCGGATTCCCCGGCGACGATATCCCGATCCACCTGCGGAAGGCCGGAAGTCAGTACGAATTCCAGCACCAGAAGGACAACGCGAGCAACACGCGCCCCTCGAAGGCCCCCGTGCGCAACTCGGCGCGGCAGGAAAAGAAACCCGCCGATCCGCCGAAAAAGGACGACAAGAAGGAGCCCACTAAGGGCGGCGAGCCGACACTCGATGCGACCATCCGTTTCCGTGACATCAACATCGCCGAATTGCTCGAAAAGCTGAAGGTGAAGATCAACTACAAGATTAGCGGAAAAGTGAGCGCGGAAGCGACGATCGCGGTCCCCGTATCGCAAGCCGTGAGCCAAGCCGCTTACAAGTTCACTGGAAAGATCTCGTCGCCGTCGCTCACGCTCGAAGGGCTGACGCTTCGCGACATCTCCGCGAACATGATCTACCAGGACAGGAAATTCACCCTCACTGATCTCAGCGGGAAGATCGATCAATCAACCCAAAGTGGGCCACAATCCGGCACGTTTCGCGGAACGCTCACGGCTATGACCTCGCCGCCGGGCGACGTGAGTGCCGCACTAACCATTGACCAAATTCCGCTCGGCGAAGTTCTCAAGGCATTGCCCGATTTCAAACTCGCACTGAAGGGCACCGTTTCCGGCAAAGTGGCGATGAAGGCACCTTACGAGAAGCTCTCGGACCCCAACGAGTGGAACGGCTCCGCCGAACTGACTTCGTCCGAACTCGTCGTGGAGAGCCGCATCGCGAAAGACATCCGACTCTCGGCCACGGTCGCGAAAGGCGTCGCAACACTCAAAGAAGCGAACGTCACTCTGGAAGGTATTCCCGTTAGCGCGGAAGCGACGCTCGGGCTAACCGGCAAATACCCGTTCTCGGCCACGGTGAAAACGACCGGTACGAGCATCACCGACTTGCGGAAGCTGGTTCCCGAAGCGCAACTCCCCGCTCCCGTTGAGGGCGTGCTGGAAACGGAATCGCGCGTGACGGGCACGATCTCACCACTCGCGTACACAGCGACGGGCAGCATCAAAGCTACGAAACTCACGCTCGCCAAATCGACGGCCAACCATGTCGAATTGAAGTGGGAACTGACCTCCGAAAAGCTGGTGGTTTCCGATCTCAAGGCGAACGCCTTTGGCGGCACGCTGAACGGGTCCGCCAACGTACCGTTCGCCGCGGACAAGGCGGGTGCGTTCGGAGTGGAGTTCAAAGACTTGGACGCGGGCGGCACGGCGGAACTGGTGCCAGATTTTCCTGTCAAAATCGCCGGGAAGGTGTCCGGAAAGATCGGTGGCGAAATCCCACCGGCGAAGGAAGGCCAGGGGCGCGTGGGCAACCTCGACGTAGACATCACCGCGCCGAAATTGACTGTTCAGGGCATCCCCGCGGAGCGCTTGACCGGCAAGGCCACTCTCAAGGGTGGCGCGGTAGAGTACGAACTCGAAGGCAAGACGCTCGGCGGGTCGTTCGACATTAGGGGGCGCTATCCGGGCCAGAAGAAGGACAAGGAGCCGGGTGGACAGGGAAAACGCGACCGCGGGTCGTTCAAGTTAACCGGCGTGAACCTCGCGCGGCTCGCGAGCGGCATCGGGTTCAGCGCGCTCGAACCGCTCCGAGGACGACTCGACGCGAACTTCGACTTCGAGAACGACCTCTCGACCGGCTCCGGGCGCATCACCCTGACGCGCCTCGAATGGGGCGGAACGCTCGTCTCGCAAGAGCTGGTGGGCTTGCTGGTGATGCGCGACGGCGTCCTGCAACTCTCCGATGTTACGGGCCGCGTAGCCGGTGGCGAACTCCGCGCACGCGGACAGGTGCGGCTCGAACAAACGCAGCGAAACTTCTTTACTCTCGCGCTCAGCGGCGCGGACGCAAAGAAACTCCTCGCGCCGTTCAGTGGCTCCAACGATCTACTCGACGGCCCCGTTTCGTTGGTCGTTCACGCCCGGCTCGGCGGCGAAATGCGAGGGTCGGGCACGGTGACTCTACCGCGTGGGAGCGTGTCCGGTGTGCAGGTCACGGACCTTCGGGTTCCGTTCACGTTTTCGAGCGCGGCGGGCGGGTACGGGCGATTCACCGTGCGCGAGGCGTCCGTCCAGGCCGGGTCCGGACGCGCCCGAGCCGATTTGTCGCTCGATTGGGGCACAGAAACGCGACTGGATGGAGAGGTGAAGTTTGCCGACGTGCCACTGCGGGCCATCGCACCGGAACTCGGTGAAAACGCTCTTTTGGGAAGCGGGCGGCTTACAGGGCGTTTCGACCTGAAGGGCACCCGCGTGCGCTCGTTCGACGACGTGAGCGGTACTCTGATCGCCAGTCTGAACAACACGTCGGTGAAGGAAATCCCGATTCTGCGTCAGGTCACGCCGTTCCTGAACACCACTGGTCTCGTGAAGCCGTTCCAGTCGGGCGACGTGCGCGCGAATCTGAGTAAGGGCGTCTTCCGCGTCGAGCGGCTCGCACTGGCGAACCCGGCCGCGCAGTTGTTCGCGGAGGGGACGATTGCGACCAGTGGCCGCGTGGACCTGAACGTGGTCGCGCACACGGGAACGATCGGTCCCGATGTTCGCGCGCTGCGGGTGTTCGGGTTGCGCGTGCCAGCAATCGGCCCCGTCCCGATCGGGCTGATCCGCGACGTGAGTGATTTTCTCTCGAATCGGACGATACGTCTCACGATTACCGGATCAACGAGTAACCCCATCGTGCGCGTGAACGTCGGGGCACTTCTGACCGACCAGGCCGTGCGGTTCTTCCTGTCGCGGTACGTACTTCCGGCGGAAGCCGCCGGCATTCTCGGACTCGGTTCGAGCAGTTCCATGAGTAACAAGTAG